Proteins from a single region of Apium graveolens cultivar Ventura chromosome 7, ASM990537v1, whole genome shotgun sequence:
- the LOC141675233 gene encoding uncharacterized protein LOC141675233 yields the protein MIMSNFITSYFAIIVMIIFLQHHLVAPLSPIQQKTALFQFKKSLTISAPADCIYYSYDDSEYSIHSHPKTMNWSMSSDYCIWDGVTCDHKTGDVIGLDLSCSQLEGAILPNSTLFHLSHLRFLNLSNNDFYLSSEFPQEFGIFAKGLTHLNLSRTWFSGRVPSGISHLHKLLSLDLSFNYYAKLEAEVFKSLLQNLTQLRVLNLEAAYISSVLPFNLSSSLEVLNLRDTGLYGVPSGISHLHKLVSLDLNYNDVKLEDEVFKSLLQNLTQLRVLNLQRVNISSVLPFNLSTSFRFLNLPDTGLHGVLPQEVFHLPNLEVLDLGGNFDLKPVLPKVKWGSSATLRSLSLREINFNHGGIPDAIGYLESLASLDLSFCNLSGPIPRSIGNLVQLTYLDLGNNNLNGPILTPLSNCTSMRYINLNSNNFIGPLPSTFAVHSLDLIFVDLSHNGFTGPLSTKLFNLPLLEVLDLSGNGFTGPLPSSLFNLPSLQNLDLSDNGFTGFTDSSNINAQSISQLVNLTFLDLSSNNFSGVLNMSMFSPLESLDELYLSDNHFLSVRSTAMSPLPPTLSILGLSSCNMKEFPHFSKDAEISLDVVDLSNNDIEGEIPDWIGSVWYYLDISHNKLIGGLEQLPWNSIQYLDLQHNELNGSLPDLICNSSSLEVLNLSHNKLSGVLPSCRTRLTSLLVFDLRMNNIQGSLPANFTNFRSLETINLNGNKLEGRVPSSFLEFDSLRVLDLGNNQISDTFPQYLEVLPNLQVLVLKSNKFHGIIITIFKVERPFHSLRIIDLSYNEFSGPLPSMTNFFHVEDVQFIQHRNHRNLPVTKLKRRTTIHLH from the exons ATGATAATGAGTAATTTCATCACCAGTTATTTCGCAATCATTGTGATGATCATCTTCTTGCAACACCACCTTGTTGCTCCTTTAAGTCCTATACAGCAAAAAACAGCATTGTTCCAGTTCAAGAAAAGCTTGACTATTAGTGCTCCTGCAGATTGCATCTATTATTCTTACGACGACAGTGAATATAGTATTCATTCGCATCCAAAGACGATGAACTGGAGCATGAGTTCTGATTACTGCATCTGGGACGGAGTTACCTGCGACCACAAGACAGGGGACGTGATCGGTTTGGATTTAAGTTGCAGTCAGCTGGAAGGAGCCATTCTTCCTAACAGCACTCTCTTCCACCTCTCTCATCTCCGGTTCCTTAACCTTTCTAACAACGACTTCTACCTCTCCAGTGAGTTCCCTCAAGAATTCGGTATCTTTGCAAAAGGTTTGACACATCTCAACCTCTCTCGTACTTGGTTTTCAGGGAGAGTTCCCTCAGGAATCTCTCATTTGCACAAACTGCTCTCACTTGATCTCAGCTTCAACTATTATGCTAAACTTGAAGCTGAAGTGTTTAAGTCACTATTACAGAATTTAACTCAACTAAGAGTGCTTAATCTTGAGGCAGCTTACATCTCCTCTGTTTTACCCTTTAATTTGTCTTCTTCCCTAGAAGTTCTTAACCTTAGGGATACTGGTTTATATGGAGTTCCCTCAGGAATCTCTCACTTGCATAAACTGGTCTCACTTGATCTCAATTACAATGATGTTAAACTCGAAGATGAAGTGTTCAAATCACTCCTACAGAATTTAACTCAACTGAGAGTGCTTAATCTTCAACGGGTTAACATCTCCTCTGTTTTACCCTTTAATTTATCTACTTCCTTTAGGTTTCTTAACCTTCCGGATACTGGTTTACACGGAGTATTACCCCAAGAGGTTTTCCACCTTCCCAACTTAGAGGTTCTAGACCTGGGTGGTAACTTCGATCTAAAACCAGTATTACCCAAAGTTAAGTGGGGAAGTAGTGCTACTCTCCGAAGCCTTTCTCTTAGAGAGATAAACTTCAATCACGGAGGTATACCTGATGCAATAGGGTATCTAGAGTCATTAGCCAGTTTGGACCTCTCATTTTGTAATTTGTCTGGGCCCATACCAAGATCCATTGGGAACCTTGTTCAACTTACTTACTTGGACTTGGGCAACAATAATCTCAATGGCCCAATTTTAACACCTTTATCAAACTGTACAAGCATGAGATATATAAACCTTAATTCTAATAATTTCATCGGGCCTTTACCCTCTACATTTGCTGTCCACTCCCTTGATCTCATTTTTGTAGATCTGAGCCATAATGGATTCACTGGACCCCTTTCCACAAAGTTGTTTAACCTTCCATTATTAGAAGTATTAGATCTGAGTGGTAATGGGTTCACTGGACCCCTTCCCTCAAGTTTGTTTAACCTACCATCATTACAAAATTTAGATTTGAGCGACAATGGGTTCACTGGGTTCACTGATTCTTCTAATATCAATGCACAATCAATTTCTCAACTTGTGAACCTCACTTTTCTTGACTTGTCATCAAACAATTTCAGTGGTGTTTTGAACATGAGTATGTTTTCACCCCTTGAATCCCTTGACGAACTTTATCTTTCTGATAACCATTTTCTCTCAGTGAGAAGCACAGCTATGAGCCCACTCCCTCCTACACTTTCCATATTAGGATTGTCATCTTGCAACATGAAAGAGTTCCCACACTTTTCAAAAGATGCAGAGATCTCATTGGATGTTGTAGACCTATCAAACAATGATATTGAAGGGGAAATTCCTGATTGGATTGGGTCGGTGTGGTATTATCTGGATATTTCTCACAACAAGCTAATCGGTGGTCTTGAGCAACTACCTTGGAATAGCATTCAGTACCTTGATCTCCAGCACAATGAGCTTAATGGCTCATTACCCGACTTGATCTGTAATTCAAGCTCTCTTGAGGTACTCAATTTGTCTCATAACAAGTTGAGTGGTGTACTCCCCAGTTGTCGAACGCGATTGACCAGTCTCTTAGTGTTTGATCTACGGATGAATAACATTCAGGGGAGCCTTCCAGCAAACTTCACAAATTTCCGTTCTCTGGAAACTATAAATTTGAACGGAAATAAATTAGAAGGAAGAGTTCCTTCTTCTTTTCTTGAATTTGATAGTTTACGAGTTCTTGATCTTGGAAATAATCAAATTAGTGATACATTCCCGCAATATTTGGAAGTTCTTCCTAATCTCCAAGTTCTTGTGCTGAAATCAAATAAGTTTCATGGTATTATTATCACGATTTTTAAGGTGGAACGCCCATTTCATAGCTTAAGAATCATTGATCTGTCGTACAATGAGTTTTCGGGTCCACTGCCGTCAATGACCAACTTTTTTCATGTGGAAGATGTTCAATTTATCCAACATCGCAATCATCGCAATTTACCTGTTACTAAGCTTAA GAGACGGACTACAATTCATCTACACTGA